A part of Curtobacterium sp. MCLR17_036 genomic DNA contains:
- a CDS encoding low molecular weight phosphatase family protein, whose amino-acid sequence MRVLFVCSGNICRSPLGEQVLTARLGPDAPAFRVGSAGTIADDGAAMDGAAAAQSARLSGDPSGHGSRYLTAAIVEDTDLVLTAERSHRQAVVSLVPRAARRTFTVKQFARVLDGLEPGDLADVHTAEALVERVARLRGTVPPPADPADDDVDDPYRRSEATHARVADELDAAVTRIADALRAVATA is encoded by the coding sequence GTGCGGGTCCTGTTCGTCTGCAGCGGCAACATCTGCCGGTCGCCGCTCGGCGAGCAGGTCCTGACGGCGCGGCTCGGCCCGGACGCTCCGGCGTTCCGGGTCGGGTCGGCCGGCACCATCGCCGACGACGGGGCCGCCATGGACGGCGCCGCCGCCGCGCAGTCGGCCCGACTCAGCGGCGACCCGTCCGGGCACGGGTCGCGGTACCTGACCGCGGCGATCGTCGAGGACACCGACCTCGTGCTCACCGCCGAACGGTCGCACCGGCAGGCCGTGGTGTCGCTCGTGCCGCGGGCCGCCCGCCGCACCTTCACGGTGAAGCAGTTCGCGCGCGTGCTCGACGGGCTCGAACCCGGTGACCTGGCCGACGTGCACACCGCCGAGGCACTCGTCGAGCGGGTCGCGCGGCTGCGGGGGACCGTGCCGCCGCCGGCCGACCCCGCCGACGACGACGTGGACGACCCCTACCGTCGGTCCGAGGCGACGCACGCCCGGGTGGCGGACGAGCTCGACGCCGCGGTCACCCGCATCGCGGACGCCCTGCGCGCCGTCGCCACGGCCTGA
- a CDS encoding LamG-like jellyroll fold domain-containing protein, translating to MTAHRSRRRSAALGATALAVAAAVGLPTLSSSPTAAAAAAPDADLASRFTLAVLPDTQFYSRYSASQFVPRYGDDPFHVQTQWLAEHADDLHIPFVTHVGDVVDQVGQPGEWQAADRAMSVLDDAGLPYSVTTGNHDVRNSADTVFDTSYDLAAEPYLQTFPASRATGQPTVESGTDRTGLSQFHVFEAEGQRFLSLALPWRASDETLAWADQVIAAHPTLPTILTSHEVINIATDGLTPVDTAYGERLWEQLIAPNDQVFLTLNGHFHGSTWKNRTNDAGHAVTQVLIDHQMDYEGGDGYLGLLEFDLTNGTLAMQTASPWVTWKPTETLTSYDQPLLDGDHQRYIVPVDFRTRFAGFAPDFRAGSADEPPLNERARAMLLDGFEGAPPTTTELPGGRADHTDVDGTLAWWRPGEQEAGVLAPGATVDDVVGDADLTRLTHAESGSPTAQDGDVTVVDDAHPLSSDGAGLCFANADKAAKRFSALTSPGDTAVDRATFPDGYTIETFLEVDPSWTDGANSWSKAIVRSGNRSQIGVPQTRWDWTASPAALGISNLKEFQWTEVTADASKGDRTAWSGEIIPGRWLHVALVNDVDARTTTMYVDGAPVLRNATDTGGQTVQDGMPWLFGSDWVDDAATNGWNGCIGETRVVDHPIGADSWLTARADLDALTVDEPGTDAVPTAVTGSGHPGATVTLSGAVRGTTEVAADGRWTVALTGTAARARALETAAAQAVQSIGTRSGAAVDFAVAVPAAEEPGEPGDPGDQDPGAGDPGAGDPGVGDPGADDEGAGAQPGAGTPTPGAEGPGADGPQDGPGELAFTGADGLGLAGVAALLLLTLGTAVLVRRRLGALPHLPRTDR from the coding sequence GTGACCGCTCACCGATCCCGCCGCAGGTCCGCCGCGCTGGGGGCCACCGCCCTCGCCGTGGCCGCTGCCGTCGGCCTGCCGACCCTGTCCTCCTCCCCGACCGCCGCCGCGGCCGCCGCGCCGGACGCCGACCTCGCGTCGCGCTTCACGCTCGCCGTGCTGCCGGACACGCAGTTCTACTCGCGCTACTCGGCGTCACAGTTCGTGCCCCGGTACGGCGACGACCCGTTCCACGTGCAGACGCAGTGGCTCGCCGAGCACGCCGACGACCTGCACATCCCGTTCGTCACCCACGTCGGCGACGTCGTCGACCAGGTCGGGCAGCCCGGCGAGTGGCAGGCGGCCGACCGCGCGATGTCCGTGCTCGACGACGCCGGGCTGCCGTACAGCGTGACGACCGGCAACCACGACGTGCGGAACTCGGCGGACACCGTGTTCGACACCTCGTACGACCTGGCCGCCGAGCCGTACCTGCAGACGTTCCCGGCGAGCCGGGCCACCGGGCAGCCCACCGTCGAGTCGGGCACCGACCGTACCGGCCTGAGCCAGTTCCACGTCTTCGAGGCCGAGGGCCAGCGGTTCCTGTCACTCGCCCTGCCGTGGCGCGCGTCCGACGAGACCCTCGCCTGGGCGGACCAGGTGATCGCCGCACACCCGACGCTGCCGACGATCCTGACCTCGCACGAGGTGATCAACATCGCCACCGACGGCCTGACCCCGGTCGACACGGCCTACGGCGAGCGCCTGTGGGAGCAGCTCATCGCCCCGAACGACCAGGTGTTCCTGACGCTGAACGGGCACTTCCACGGCAGCACGTGGAAGAACCGCACGAACGACGCCGGCCACGCCGTGACCCAGGTGCTCATCGACCACCAGATGGACTACGAGGGCGGCGACGGCTACCTCGGGCTGCTCGAGTTCGACCTGACGAACGGCACGCTCGCGATGCAGACCGCGTCGCCGTGGGTGACGTGGAAGCCGACCGAGACGCTCACGTCGTACGACCAGCCGCTGCTCGACGGCGACCACCAGCGCTACATCGTGCCGGTCGACTTCCGCACCCGGTTCGCGGGCTTCGCGCCGGACTTCCGCGCCGGCTCCGCGGACGAGCCGCCGCTGAACGAGCGCGCGCGGGCGATGCTGCTCGACGGCTTCGAGGGCGCGCCGCCCACCACGACCGAGCTGCCCGGCGGCCGTGCCGACCACACCGACGTCGACGGCACCCTGGCCTGGTGGCGCCCCGGTGAGCAGGAGGCCGGTGTGCTCGCTCCCGGAGCGACCGTCGACGACGTCGTCGGGGACGCCGACCTGACCCGTCTGACGCACGCCGAGTCCGGTTCGCCGACCGCGCAGGACGGCGACGTCACCGTCGTCGACGACGCCCACCCGCTGTCCTCCGACGGCGCCGGCCTGTGCTTCGCGAACGCCGACAAGGCGGCGAAGCGGTTCAGCGCGCTCACCTCGCCCGGGGACACCGCGGTCGACCGGGCGACGTTCCCGGACGGCTACACGATCGAGACGTTCCTCGAGGTCGACCCGTCCTGGACCGACGGCGCGAACTCGTGGTCGAAGGCGATCGTCCGCAGCGGCAACCGCTCGCAGATCGGCGTGCCGCAGACCCGCTGGGACTGGACGGCGTCGCCGGCGGCGCTCGGCATCTCGAACCTCAAGGAGTTCCAGTGGACCGAGGTGACCGCCGACGCGTCGAAGGGTGACCGCACGGCGTGGTCGGGCGAGATCATCCCCGGTCGCTGGCTGCACGTCGCCCTGGTGAACGACGTCGACGCCCGCACCACCACGATGTACGTCGACGGCGCCCCGGTGCTCCGCAACGCGACCGACACCGGCGGCCAGACCGTGCAGGACGGCATGCCGTGGCTGTTCGGCAGCGACTGGGTCGACGACGCCGCGACGAACGGCTGGAACGGCTGCATCGGCGAGACCCGCGTGGTCGACCACCCGATCGGCGCCGACTCGTGGCTGACCGCCCGCGCCGACCTCGACGCTCTGACCGTCGACGAGCCGGGCACGGACGCCGTGCCGACCGCCGTGACCGGTTCCGGCCACCCCGGCGCCACCGTCACCCTGTCCGGCGCGGTCCGCGGCACCACCGAGGTCGCCGCGGACGGCCGGTGGACGGTCGCCCTGACCGGCACCGCGGCCCGTGCCCGCGCGCTCGAGACCGCGGCGGCGCAGGCCGTGCAGTCGATCGGCACCCGGAGCGGCGCAGCCGTCGACTTCGCGGTCGCGGTGCCCGCGGCAGAGGAGCCGGGCGAGCCCGGCGACCCGGGCGACCAGGACCCGGGTGCCGGAGATCCCGGTGCCGGAGATCCCGGTGTCGGAGATCCCGGTGCCGACGACGAGGGCGCCGGTGCCCAGCCGGGTGCCGGCACGCCGACGCCTGGTGCCGAGGGCCCCGGCGCGGACGGTCCGCAGGACGGTCCCGGCGAGCTCGCCTTCACCGGCGCGGACGGCCTCGGCCTGGCCGGTGTGGCGGCGCTCCTGCTGCTGACCCTCGGCACCGCGGTGCTCGTGCGCCGACGCCTCGGCGCGCTGCCCCACCTGCCGCGCACGGACCGGTAG
- a CDS encoding SRPBCC family protein: protein MPVVESRCVVPVDAHVAFAVSQTQGAMRKRWDPFIRRQHLMDGATVPAKGVRTFTVQRFGLSMESEYVSYHPPSNVGMKMTKGSWFFERMGGGWRFTPVDGQPGSTLAVWRYNFTCRPRWLAPLAERIGAFVLQRDIDRRIRGFARGCEDPVLLAHVAARRSD from the coding sequence ATGCCCGTCGTCGAGTCCCGCTGTGTCGTACCGGTCGACGCGCACGTCGCCTTCGCCGTCTCGCAGACGCAGGGCGCGATGCGGAAGCGGTGGGACCCGTTCATCCGGCGGCAGCACCTGATGGACGGCGCGACGGTGCCGGCGAAGGGCGTCCGGACCTTCACGGTGCAGCGCTTCGGGCTCAGCATGGAGAGCGAGTACGTGTCGTACCACCCGCCGTCGAACGTCGGGATGAAGATGACGAAGGGCTCGTGGTTCTTCGAGCGGATGGGCGGCGGCTGGCGCTTCACCCCCGTCGACGGGCAGCCCGGCTCCACGCTGGCGGTCTGGCGCTACAACTTCACCTGTCGGCCGAGGTGGTTGGCGCCGCTCGCCGAGCGCATCGGTGCGTTCGTGCTGCAGCGCGACATCGACCGGCGGATCCGGGGCTTCGCCCGGGGCTGCGAGGACCCCGTCCTGCTCGCCCACGTGGCCGCCCGACGCTCCGACTGA
- a CDS encoding CPBP family intramembrane glutamic endopeptidase, whose protein sequence is MTNTTEVRPTAGTAARDRGGVRGVIARHPLASFFTMALGLSWLAWVPYILSPHGMGVWDIHFPEVLGTGQFTGVLPGALLGPLGSAFIVTAVADGRAGLRRWVGRLFRWRVAWYWYALALVVVPALIVVSALPFAGGDVRAPSVVAIASLVPGLVIQLFSTGLSEEPGWRDFALPRLQHEFGGLGAAAILGPIWALWHMPLYLSDWGGWPNAHWSEPVVFALFTITFNVVMIQVFNKTRESLPLALLLHVGVNNTISMLFPEMYPSMTAGTLMIGLTITSTIAAVVLLVATRGRLGYDPARRALPLDAPVPDHARLVGSNDGTR, encoded by the coding sequence ATGACGAACACCACCGAAGTCCGGCCCACGGCCGGCACCGCAGCCCGCGACCGAGGGGGTGTCCGCGGTGTCATCGCCCGGCACCCGCTCGCGTCCTTCTTCACCATGGCGCTCGGCTTGAGCTGGCTCGCCTGGGTGCCGTACATCCTGTCGCCGCACGGCATGGGCGTGTGGGACATCCACTTCCCCGAGGTCCTCGGCACCGGGCAGTTCACCGGCGTCCTGCCGGGTGCGCTCCTCGGCCCGCTGGGCAGCGCCTTCATCGTCACGGCGGTCGCCGACGGCCGCGCGGGCCTGCGGCGCTGGGTGGGCCGGCTCTTCCGCTGGCGGGTCGCCTGGTACTGGTACGCCCTGGCGCTCGTCGTCGTGCCGGCCCTGATCGTCGTGTCCGCGCTGCCCTTCGCCGGCGGCGACGTGCGGGCCCCCTCGGTCGTGGCGATCGCCTCGCTCGTGCCCGGCCTCGTCATCCAGCTGTTCTCGACCGGTCTGAGCGAGGAGCCCGGGTGGCGCGACTTCGCCCTGCCCCGGCTGCAGCACGAGTTCGGCGGCCTCGGCGCCGCCGCGATCCTCGGGCCGATCTGGGCGCTGTGGCACATGCCGCTGTACCTCAGCGACTGGGGCGGGTGGCCGAACGCCCACTGGAGCGAGCCGGTCGTGTTCGCCCTGTTCACCATCACCTTCAACGTCGTGATGATCCAGGTCTTCAACAAGACCCGCGAGAGCCTGCCCCTGGCCCTGCTGCTGCACGTCGGCGTGAACAACACCATCTCGATGCTGTTCCCCGAGATGTACCCGAGCATGACCGCCGGCACGCTGATGATCGGCCTGACGATCACGTCGACGATCGCGGCCGTGGTGCTCCTCGTCGCCACCCGCGGACGACTCGGCTACGACCCGGCCCGACGCGCCCTGCCCCTCGACGCACCGGTCCCCGACCACGCCCGCCTCGTAGGATCCAACGATGGCACCCGCTGA
- a CDS encoding histidine kinase, whose amino-acid sequence MAPAEHDALRAPATPAAQPASDARRARRVDLFVALGTAVVALGLLLGLPPLDASEPDTAGLALRAAAPFTVPWAVLALGLLAQSAALLAVRRAARTTLVVVAAIPVVVAGLAPASADLFDLTALPIAVAVVLTAARVPLVRLWPALVTAAVLVVVGEGALATNASGSADGLTGALGQGVLQAVGAVGLPLLVTLVVLSRREVRVARTAEASAVNREQDALVDAAVSRERAAMARELHDIAAHHLSGIALMAAVIDRQIDADPERAHEGARQVREQSTAVLEDLRRLVGLLRDDAPAERAVETVAGIVDLVERARFRSDVRLDVLPGDRPLADGVGPLAQLAAYRTVQEALANAALHAPSAPCTVTIDDRDATRVVIRVENAPATVPAAGTSPSGGNGLRGMRERADLVGARLQTGPTATGGWLVELALGREAPAAPAQTADGTGVVA is encoded by the coding sequence ATGGCACCCGCTGAGCACGACGCGCTGCGCGCCCCGGCCACGCCGGCCGCGCAGCCGGCGTCCGACGCGCGCCGCGCTCGCCGCGTCGACCTGTTCGTCGCACTCGGCACGGCCGTGGTGGCCCTCGGCCTGCTGCTCGGACTGCCGCCGCTCGACGCCTCCGAGCCCGACACGGCCGGCCTCGCCCTGCGGGCCGCCGCACCGTTCACCGTCCCGTGGGCCGTCCTGGCCCTCGGCCTGCTCGCCCAGTCGGCGGCGTTGCTCGCCGTCCGTCGGGCAGCGCGCACCACGCTCGTCGTCGTCGCGGCGATCCCCGTGGTCGTCGCCGGGCTCGCACCGGCCTCGGCGGACCTGTTCGACCTGACCGCGCTGCCGATCGCCGTCGCCGTCGTCCTGACCGCCGCCCGGGTCCCGCTGGTCCGGCTCTGGCCGGCCCTCGTCACCGCGGCCGTCCTCGTCGTCGTCGGCGAGGGAGCGCTCGCCACGAACGCGTCCGGCTCGGCCGACGGTCTGACCGGCGCGCTCGGTCAGGGCGTGCTGCAGGCCGTCGGAGCCGTCGGCCTGCCGCTGCTGGTCACCCTCGTGGTGCTGTCCCGCCGCGAGGTCCGCGTCGCCCGCACCGCCGAGGCGAGCGCGGTGAACCGCGAGCAGGACGCCCTGGTCGACGCCGCGGTGTCCCGCGAACGTGCCGCGATGGCCCGTGAGCTCCACGACATCGCCGCGCACCACCTGTCCGGCATCGCCCTGATGGCCGCCGTCATCGACCGGCAGATCGACGCGGACCCGGAGCGAGCCCACGAGGGCGCCCGCCAGGTCCGTGAGCAGAGCACCGCCGTGCTCGAGGACCTGCGCCGCCTGGTCGGCCTGCTCCGCGACGACGCCCCCGCCGAGCGCGCCGTCGAGACGGTCGCCGGCATCGTCGACCTGGTCGAGCGTGCCCGGTTCCGCAGCGACGTCCGGCTCGACGTGCTGCCGGGCGACCGTCCGCTGGCCGACGGCGTCGGCCCGCTCGCACAGCTCGCCGCCTACCGCACCGTCCAGGAGGCACTGGCCAACGCCGCCCTGCACGCCCCGTCCGCCCCGTGCACCGTCACCATCGACGACCGCGACGCGACCCGGGTGGTGATCCGGGTGGAGAACGCACCGGCCACCGTCCCGGCAGCGGGGACCTCTCCGTCGGGCGGCAACGGCCTGCGGGGGATGCGCGAGCGGGCGGACCTGGTCGGGGCGCGCCTCCAGACCGGCCCGACCGCGACCGGCGGGTGGCTGGTGGAGCTGGCGCTCGGCCGGGAGGCACCTGCCGCACCCGCGCAGACCGCCGACGGCACCGGGGTGGTCGCGTGA
- a CDS encoding response regulator transcription factor has protein sequence MIRVLVADDQPLVRAGVSALLGAEPDIEVVGVAADGGEALALARETRPDVACLDIRMPVMNGIELARIFCAPDADPAIPALMLTTFDLDDYVFGALEAGASGFLLKDAEPDTIVDAVRQVAAGNGTLDQALTRRVLREFVSRRSLQPVSGDRADGVLTAREREVLLLLAQGMSNEEIAAALVLEVSTVKSHLARMLPKLGVRSRLQAVVWAYQNRIVTVPDQP, from the coding sequence GTGATCCGCGTCCTGGTCGCGGACGACCAGCCCCTGGTCCGTGCCGGGGTGTCCGCGCTCCTCGGCGCGGAGCCGGACATCGAGGTGGTCGGCGTGGCCGCCGACGGGGGCGAGGCGCTCGCGCTGGCGCGCGAGACACGACCCGACGTCGCCTGCCTGGACATCCGCATGCCGGTGATGAACGGCATCGAGCTCGCGCGGATCTTCTGCGCGCCGGACGCCGACCCGGCGATCCCGGCGCTCATGCTGACGACGTTCGACCTGGACGACTACGTGTTCGGGGCGCTCGAGGCCGGTGCCTCCGGGTTCCTGCTCAAGGACGCCGAGCCGGACACCATCGTCGACGCCGTCCGGCAGGTCGCCGCCGGCAACGGCACCCTCGACCAGGCCCTGACCCGGCGGGTGCTGCGGGAGTTCGTGTCGCGGCGGAGCCTGCAGCCGGTCTCCGGCGACCGGGCCGACGGCGTGCTGACCGCCCGCGAGCGCGAGGTGCTCCTGCTGCTGGCACAGGGGATGTCGAACGAGGAGATCGCGGCCGCGCTCGTGCTCGAGGTGTCGACCGTCAAGTCGCACCTGGCGCGGATGCTGCCGAAGCTCGGGGTGCGGTCGCGGCTGCAGGCCGTGGTGTGGGCGTACCAGAACCGGATCGTGACGGTGCCGGACCAGCCGTAG
- a CDS encoding TetR family transcriptional regulator C-terminal domain-containing protein, with amino-acid sequence MHNEAAGRIHDDDLRPKVVAAMQRALRSRPMHEVTPAVVASEAGESVDVVDQAFPSWDGLLLATIDKWNEERTAPLMPIAEQHGTVRFLRAIVTANVADPTLMRFLTATLNIAASPEHPLAPMLHARWRRFHAFVQHALERDVLLGREPHTMDPARGSEQLLATYEGLQLQSMVRPDMDLLEAYDRAVTRLREGWQRTYVPPVWDLDLVG; translated from the coding sequence ATGCACAACGAAGCCGCGGGCCGGATCCACGACGACGACCTCCGGCCCAAGGTCGTCGCGGCGATGCAGCGAGCGCTCCGCTCCCGACCCATGCACGAGGTCACCCCCGCCGTCGTCGCCTCCGAGGCCGGCGAATCCGTCGACGTCGTCGACCAGGCGTTCCCGAGCTGGGACGGCCTGCTGCTCGCGACCATCGACAAGTGGAACGAGGAGCGGACCGCCCCGCTCATGCCGATCGCCGAGCAGCACGGCACGGTCCGGTTCCTGCGCGCCATCGTCACGGCCAACGTCGCCGACCCGACGCTCATGCGCTTCCTGACCGCGACGCTCAACATCGCCGCGTCGCCCGAGCACCCGCTGGCGCCGATGCTGCACGCGCGCTGGCGTCGCTTCCACGCGTTCGTGCAGCACGCGCTCGAGCGCGACGTGCTGCTCGGCCGCGAACCGCACACCATGGACCCGGCGCGTGGCTCCGAGCAGCTGCTCGCGACCTACGAGGGCCTGCAGCTGCAGTCGATGGTGCGCCCCGACATGGACCTGCTCGAGGCCTACGACCGCGCCGTCACCCGCCTGCGCGAGGGCTGGCAGCGCACCTACGTCCCGCCCGTGTGGGACCTGGACCTGGTGGGCTGA
- a CDS encoding CPBP family intramembrane glutamic endopeptidase produces the protein MHPDPDAPTTAPSTAAARDLRVVLVAIAVAVLLSRLVTGVARSGALPSPVVQVLAADLAVWVPLALGVWWVLRRSAPATMVRRLGLGRPDAVAAVGVAVVCRGLDAGLSVLFSGTTGLTPPVTLGPPDVVPLVVAAVGVCVVSPVLEEVVFRGVLQRRLASELTPRTRFLAVLVAALLFALTHVLIAGAPSPVAGFQVFVTTFVLGLLTGVLVAMTDRLGGAVLAHVLFNTVAVVATWPR, from the coding sequence ATGCATCCCGACCCGGACGCGCCGACGACCGCCCCCAGTACCGCCGCTGCCCGCGACCTGCGCGTGGTGCTCGTCGCGATCGCCGTCGCGGTGCTGCTGTCGCGGCTGGTGACGGGCGTCGCCCGGTCCGGGGCACTGCCGTCCCCGGTCGTCCAGGTGCTCGCCGCTGACCTGGCGGTGTGGGTGCCGCTCGCGCTCGGCGTGTGGTGGGTCCTCCGCCGCTCGGCTCCCGCCACGATGGTCCGTCGGCTCGGCCTCGGCCGGCCGGACGCGGTCGCGGCGGTCGGGGTCGCCGTCGTTTGCCGTGGGCTCGACGCGGGCCTGTCGGTCCTGTTCTCCGGTACCACGGGCCTGACTCCGCCGGTGACGCTCGGCCCGCCCGACGTCGTGCCGCTCGTGGTGGCGGCGGTCGGGGTCTGCGTCGTCAGCCCGGTGCTCGAGGAGGTCGTGTTCCGCGGGGTGCTGCAACGCCGACTGGCGTCGGAGTTGACGCCGCGCACGCGCTTCCTGGCGGTCCTGGTAGCCGCACTGCTGTTCGCGCTGACGCACGTGCTCATCGCGGGTGCGCCGTCGCCGGTCGCCGGCTTCCAGGTGTTCGTGACGACCTTCGTGCTCGGCCTGCTCACCGGCGTGCTCGTCGCGATGACCGACCGCCTCGGCGGAGCGGTCCTGGCGCACGTGCTGTTCAACACGGTCGCCGTCGTCGCCACCTGGCCGCGCTGA
- a CDS encoding polysaccharide biosynthesis tyrosine autokinase, whose protein sequence is MELRDYIAVLRKGWVFILVLALVGVAAAAGFSLLKQPVYSASAQVFVSTQTSGSASDLAQGNTFTQQRVLTYSNLVETPIVLLPVISSLKLDMTSDELAEIVTSDAPLNTTLISITVDETDPKQAADIANATSESLTNVVQNIEATDADGTATVKLTRVKEAQVPNTPVSPNVPVNVVLGLLIGLALGVGVAVLRETLDNRIRTESDVEKISEKPVVGGIAFDSKASERPLIVQVDPRSPRAESFRTLRTNLQFLDLGTGSRTFVMTSSVESEGKSTTVANLAIALDNAGFRVILIDADLRRPKVAQYMDIEGGVGLTDVLIGRAEIEDVAQPWGRGNLVVLPAGPIPPNPSELLGSRAMQDLIAALEQQFDYVLFDAPPLLPVTDAAILAKKASGAIVAVASGRTHKGQLAGAVSALENVGAPIAGFVMTMMPTKGPGAYGYGRYGYAYGYGLQDDDQPEPPKPPKRGRAGAPRGVVR, encoded by the coding sequence GTGGAGCTACGCGACTACATCGCGGTCTTGCGCAAGGGATGGGTCTTCATCCTCGTCCTGGCGCTGGTCGGCGTCGCGGCGGCGGCGGGCTTCTCGCTGCTCAAGCAGCCGGTCTACTCGGCCTCTGCACAGGTCTTCGTCTCGACGCAGACGAGCGGCAGCGCGAGCGACCTCGCTCAGGGCAACACGTTCACGCAGCAGCGGGTCCTGACGTACTCGAACCTGGTCGAGACCCCGATCGTGCTCTTGCCGGTCATCTCGAGCCTGAAGCTCGACATGACCTCGGACGAGTTGGCGGAGATCGTCACCTCCGACGCCCCGCTCAACACCACGCTCATCTCGATCACCGTCGACGAGACCGACCCGAAGCAGGCGGCCGACATCGCGAACGCGACCTCGGAGAGCCTGACGAACGTCGTGCAGAACATCGAGGCGACGGACGCGGACGGCACCGCCACGGTCAAGCTCACCCGGGTCAAGGAAGCCCAGGTGCCGAACACCCCGGTGAGCCCGAACGTCCCCGTCAACGTCGTGCTCGGTCTCTTGATCGGCCTGGCACTCGGCGTCGGCGTCGCCGTCCTGCGCGAGACGCTCGACAACCGGATCCGCACCGAGTCCGATGTCGAGAAGATCAGCGAGAAGCCCGTCGTCGGCGGTATCGCGTTCGACAGCAAGGCCTCCGAGCGTCCGCTCATCGTGCAGGTCGACCCGCGCAGCCCCCGCGCCGAGTCGTTCCGCACGCTCCGGACGAACCTGCAGTTCCTCGACCTCGGCACCGGTTCGCGCACCTTCGTGATGACGTCGTCGGTCGAGTCCGAGGGCAAGAGCACGACGGTCGCCAACCTCGCGATCGCGCTCGACAACGCGGGCTTCCGCGTCATCCTCATCGACGCTGACCTGCGCCGGCCGAAGGTCGCGCAGTACATGGACATCGAGGGCGGCGTCGGTCTCACCGATGTCCTCATCGGTCGCGCCGAGATCGAGGACGTCGCGCAGCCCTGGGGCCGCGGCAACCTCGTGGTCCTGCCGGCCGGTCCGATCCCGCCGAACCCCTCCGAGCTCCTCGGCTCCCGTGCCATGCAGGACCTCATCGCTGCCCTCGAGCAGCAGTTCGACTACGTGCTCTTCGACGCCCCGCCGCTGTTGCCCGTCACGGACGCTGCGATTCTGGCGAAGAAGGCGTCCGGCGCGATCGTCGCCGTGGCTTCCGGTCGCACCCACAAGGGTCAACTCGCCGGCGCGGTCAGCGCGCTCGAGAACGTCGGTGCTCCGATCGCCGGCTTCGTGATGACGATGATGCCGACGAAGGGGCCGGGAGCCTACGGGTACGGCCGGTACGGGTACGCCTACGGGTACGGCCTGCAGGACGACGACCAGCCCGAGCCGCCGAAGCCGCCAAAGCGCGGCCGTGCCGGTGCCCCCCGCGGGGTCGTCAGGTGA